In a genomic window of Neisseria flavescens:
- the dxs gene encoding 1-deoxy-D-xylulose-5-phosphate synthase: MNPSPLLDIIDTPQDLRRLEKKQLPQVAAELREFLLDSVGKTGGHFASNLGAVELTVALHYVYNTPEDKLVWDVGHQSYPHKILTGRKNQMHTMRQYGGLAGFPKRCESEYDAFGVGHSSTSIGAALGMAVADKQLGNNRRSVAIIGDGAMTAGQAFEALNCAGDMDVDLLVILNDNEMSISPNVGALPKYLASNVVRDMHGLLSTIKAQSSKVLDKLPGAMELAQKVENKIKTLAGEAEHAKQSLSLFENFGFRYTGPVDGHNVENLVDVLKDLRGRKGPQLLHVITKKGNGYKFAENDPVKYHAVAKLPSEVPAPEVKPAAAKPTYTQVFGQWLCDQAAADERLVAITPAMREGSGLVEFEQQFPDRYFDVGIAEQHAVTFAGGLACEGIKPVVAIYSTFLQRAYDQLVHDVALQNLPVLFAVDRAGIVGADGPTHAGLYDLSFLRCIPNMIVAAPSDENECRLLLSTCYQANSPSAVRYPRGTGTGATISDGLETVEIGKGIIRREGEKIAVIAFGSMVAPSLTAADKLNATVADMRFVKPIDEELIVRLARSHDYIVTAEENAEQGGAGSAVLEVLAKHGICKPVLLLGVEDKVTEHGDPKKLLADLGLNAEAVEKRIVGWIEAV, translated from the coding sequence ATGAACCCAAGCCCTTTGCTCGATATTATCGATACGCCTCAGGATTTGCGCCGCCTGGAGAAAAAACAGCTGCCGCAAGTCGCCGCCGAATTGCGCGAATTTTTGTTGGATTCCGTCGGTAAGACGGGCGGCCATTTCGCCAGTAACTTGGGCGCGGTCGAGCTGACGGTGGCCCTGCACTATGTTTACAACACGCCCGAAGATAAATTGGTTTGGGATGTCGGGCATCAAAGTTATCCGCACAAAATCCTCACCGGCCGTAAAAACCAGATGCACACGATGCGCCAATACGGCGGCTTGGCGGGTTTTCCGAAACGTTGCGAGTCGGAATACGACGCGTTCGGCGTGGGGCATTCGTCCACTTCCATCGGCGCGGCGTTGGGCATGGCCGTTGCGGACAAACAGTTGGGCAACAACCGCCGCAGCGTCGCCATTATCGGCGACGGAGCCATGACGGCGGGTCAGGCATTTGAAGCCCTGAACTGCGCAGGCGATATGGATGTCGATTTGCTGGTCATCCTCAACGACAACGAAATGTCGATTTCCCCCAATGTCGGCGCGTTGCCGAAATACCTCGCCAGCAACGTCGTGCGCGATATGCACGGCCTGTTGAGTACCATAAAAGCCCAATCGAGCAAAGTATTGGATAAATTACCCGGCGCGATGGAGCTTGCCCAAAAAGTCGAAAACAAAATCAAAACCTTGGCAGGCGAAGCGGAACACGCCAAACAATCGCTGTCTTTGTTTGAAAACTTCGGTTTCCGTTATACCGGCCCGGTGGACGGCCACAACGTTGAAAATCTGGTAGACGTATTAAAAGACTTGCGTGGCCGCAAAGGCCCTCAGTTGTTGCACGTTATTACCAAAAAAGGCAACGGCTACAAATTCGCCGAAAACGATCCTGTCAAATATCATGCCGTCGCCAAGTTGCCGAGCGAAGTACCTGCTCCGGAAGTCAAGCCTGCAGCGGCCAAACCGACTTATACGCAAGTGTTCGGCCAATGGCTGTGCGACCAAGCGGCGGCGGACGAGCGTTTGGTTGCCATCACGCCTGCCATGCGCGAGGGCAGCGGCTTGGTTGAGTTTGAACAGCAATTCCCCGACCGTTATTTCGACGTCGGCATCGCCGAGCAACACGCCGTTACCTTTGCCGGCGGTTTGGCATGCGAAGGCATCAAGCCTGTCGTAGCGATTTACTCCACTTTCCTGCAACGCGCTTACGACCAGTTGGTGCATGATGTTGCCTTGCAAAACCTGCCTGTTTTGTTTGCCGTCGACCGTGCGGGCATCGTCGGCGCGGACGGTCCGACCCACGCCGGCCTGTACGATTTGAGCTTTTTGCGCTGCATTCCGAATATGATTGTCGCCGCGCCGAGCGATGAAAACGAATGCCGCCTGCTGCTCTCAACCTGCTATCAGGCAAACTCTCCGTCCGCCGTCCGTTATCCGCGCGGTACAGGCACGGGCGCAACCATTTCAGACGGCCTGGAAACCGTTGAAATCGGCAAAGGCATCATCCGTCGTGAAGGCGAGAAAATTGCCGTTATCGCCTTTGGCAGCATGGTTGCCCCATCATTGACCGCCGCCGATAAGCTGAATGCGACCGTTGCCGATATGCGCTTTGTCAAACCGATAGATGAAGAACTGATCGTCCGTCTTGCCCGAAGCCACGATTACATCGTTACCGCCGAAGAAAATGCCGAACAAGGCGGTGCGGGTAGCGCGGTGTTGGAAGTGTTGGCGAAACACGGCATTTGCAAACCGGTATTGCTGCTGGGTGTAGAAGACAAAGTGACCGAACACGGCGATCCGAAAAAACTTTTAGCCGATTTGGGGCTGAATGCCGAAGCCGTTGAAAAACGCATTGTCGGTTGGATAGAGGCTGTTTAA
- a CDS encoding L-serine ammonia-lyase, translating to MISIFDIFKIGIGPSSSHTVGPMKAAAAFADLLHAENLDTQVARIVIEVYGSLALTGIGHGTFDALLLGLEGSLPHDIPLADIPQRLERIRTQHVLKLNGREMAFNPEKDLDIRGDKVLPKHPNGLNFIAYNSDGLKLKEQIYYSVGGGFIVTDEGFAQEAQENSDVPYPYKNCDELLAQCRLNQLNISEVVLANEAALAGCDEAEVRRRVAAVADVMENCIKRGLGAEGQLPGGLNVRRRAPQLAAKLKVLRESEIVNTQLWPMVYAMAVNEENAAGGRVVTAPTNGAAGIIPAVLHYFRKFNPHANQSRVEDFLLTAGAIGILYKTNASISGADVGCQGEVGVACSMAAGAYAEVIGGTPKQVENAAEMAMEHHLGLTCDPVGGLVQIPCIERNGIAAEKALKLATLALLEDGTDKKVSLDEVIQTMLQTGRDMKATYKETSLAGLAITLQKKAVPVSVRVVEC from the coding sequence ATGATCAGTATCTTTGATATTTTTAAAATCGGCATCGGCCCGTCCAGCTCGCACACCGTCGGTCCGATGAAGGCCGCTGCCGCTTTTGCCGATTTGCTGCATGCCGAAAACTTGGATACACAAGTGGCGCGCATTGTCATTGAAGTGTACGGCTCGCTTGCTTTGACCGGCATCGGACACGGCACATTCGACGCATTATTGCTTGGTTTGGAAGGCAGTCTGCCGCACGATATCCCACTTGCAGACATTCCCCAGCGCTTGGAACGCATCCGCACGCAGCACGTTTTAAAGCTCAACGGCCGAGAAATGGCCTTCAATCCTGAAAAAGATTTGGATATCCGCGGCGACAAAGTGTTGCCCAAACATCCGAACGGCCTGAACTTTATCGCCTACAATTCAGACGGCCTGAAGCTGAAAGAGCAGATTTATTATTCGGTCGGAGGCGGTTTTATCGTAACAGACGAAGGGTTCGCACAAGAAGCGCAGGAAAATTCAGACGTGCCATATCCTTACAAAAACTGCGACGAGTTGCTGGCACAATGCCGTCTGAACCAGTTGAATATTTCCGAAGTTGTGTTGGCCAATGAAGCGGCGTTGGCAGGTTGCGATGAAGCGGAAGTACGCCGCCGTGTGGCCGCTGTGGCCGATGTGATGGAAAACTGCATCAAGCGCGGCTTGGGTGCGGAAGGGCAGCTGCCGGGCGGCTTGAACGTCCGCCGCCGTGCGCCGCAGTTGGCGGCCAAACTCAAAGTCCTGCGCGAGAGCGAAATCGTCAATACCCAACTTTGGCCGATGGTGTACGCCATGGCGGTCAATGAAGAAAACGCTGCCGGCGGCCGTGTCGTCACCGCACCGACCAACGGCGCGGCAGGCATTATTCCTGCCGTCTTGCACTATTTCCGCAAATTTAATCCGCACGCCAACCAATCGCGTGTCGAGGACTTCCTACTGACTGCCGGTGCCATCGGTATTTTGTATAAAACCAATGCGTCGATTTCCGGCGCGGACGTCGGCTGCCAAGGCGAAGTCGGCGTGGCGTGTTCCATGGCGGCGGGTGCATACGCCGAAGTTATCGGCGGTACACCAAAACAAGTGGAAAACGCCGCCGAAATGGCCATGGAACACCACTTGGGCCTGACCTGCGATCCTGTCGGCGGTTTGGTGCAAATCCCCTGTATCGAGCGCAACGGCATCGCCGCCGAAAAAGCCCTCAAGCTCGCCACCCTTGCGCTTTTGGAAGACGGCACAGACAAAAAAGTCTCACTTGATGAAGTGATTCAAACCATGTTGCAAACCGGCCGTGATATGAAGGCAACCTATAAAGAAACCTCACTCGCAGGCCTGGCCATTACCTTGCAGAAAAAAGCCGTGCCGGTATCCGTGCGCGTGGTGGAATGTTAG
- a CDS encoding C40 family peptidase — protein sequence MNFLLRLAAVWTSVVMLASVNFSYADDLENLITTRQRVLNQFNDNANVYGNTRQATPVHPINTRPVPSNNTRAPSGNADELIGSAMGLLGVAYRYGGTSASTGFDCSGFMQHIFKRAMGINLPRTSAEQAQMGVAVSRSELQPGDMVFFRTMGPGRISHVGLYIGNNNFIHAPRTGKRIEITSLGHKYWSAKYAFARRVKKNDPSRFLN from the coding sequence ATGAATTTTTTACTCCGGCTCGCAGCGGTTTGGACTTCGGTCGTCATGCTCGCGAGCGTCAATTTTTCTTACGCCGATGATTTGGAAAACCTGATTACCACCCGTCAGCGTGTTTTAAACCAATTCAACGACAATGCCAACGTTTACGGCAATACGCGTCAGGCAACCCCTGTCCACCCCATCAATACACGCCCCGTTCCAAGCAACAATACGCGCGCACCTTCAGGCAATGCAGACGAATTGATCGGCAGCGCCATGGGCTTGCTCGGCGTGGCCTACCGCTACGGCGGCACATCGGCTTCTACCGGCTTTGACTGCAGCGGCTTCATGCAACACATCTTTAAACGCGCCATGGGCATAAACCTGCCGCGCACCTCTGCCGAACAGGCACAAATGGGCGTTGCTGTGAGCCGTTCGGAATTGCAGCCGGGCGACATGGTCTTTTTCCGCACCATGGGTCCCGGCCGTATTTCCCACGTCGGCCTTTACATCGGCAACAACAATTTCATTCACGCACCGAGAACGGGCAAACGTATCGAAATTACCAGCCTCGGCCACAAATATTGGAGCGCGAAATACGCCTTTGCCCGTCGCGTGAAGAAAAACGATCCATCCCGTTTCTTGAATTGA
- the hslO gene encoding Hsp33 family molecular chaperone HslO, with amino-acid sequence MTQNHSDIRTRFIFDDMPIRGMHIRLEKVWHHIVNQKHYPVAIRRALGELLAAGSLLSANLKNEGALIVQVQGQGRLKMLVVEATSENTVRATARWDETAEIRDDESLTALLGENSVFVLTHQPKDADPWQGVVPLEGDSIAQMLVNYMKRSEQLDTYITLAVDDQAAGALLLQRLPEEELDDAAWEHVTTLAQTITPQELTGLDAHHALYRLYHETPPRVFEPEAIEFACTCSRGKVSDMLLMLGGQEVGGVVAEQGSIQIDCDFCHTKYVFDETDVNALFGADVVNAVRQENESLQ; translated from the coding sequence ATGACACAAAATCACAGCGATATCCGTACACGCTTTATCTTCGACGATATGCCTATCCGCGGTATGCACATCCGCCTTGAAAAGGTTTGGCACCACATCGTCAACCAAAAACATTATCCTGTCGCCATCCGTCGCGCATTGGGCGAATTGTTGGCCGCCGGTTCTTTGTTGTCTGCCAACCTTAAAAACGAAGGCGCGCTGATTGTTCAGGTTCAAGGTCAGGGCCGTCTGAAAATGTTGGTGGTGGAAGCGACTTCTGAAAATACTGTCCGTGCTACCGCGCGTTGGGACGAAACTGCTGAAATCCGTGATGACGAAAGCCTGACTGCGCTGTTGGGCGAAAACAGCGTGTTTGTTTTGACCCATCAGCCTAAAGATGCCGACCCATGGCAAGGTGTTGTCCCTCTGGAAGGCGACAGCATTGCGCAAATGCTGGTCAACTATATGAAACGTTCCGAGCAGCTCGATACCTATATTACGCTTGCCGTCGACGACCAAGCCGCAGGTGCATTATTGCTGCAACGTCTGCCGGAGGAAGAATTGGATGATGCCGCGTGGGAGCATGTGACCACGCTTGCGCAAACAATTACTCCGCAAGAATTGACCGGTTTGGACGCTCATCACGCCCTTTACCGCCTTTACCATGAAACCCCGCCCCGCGTTTTTGAACCGGAAGCCATTGAATTTGCCTGCACCTGCTCTCGCGGCAAAGTCAGCGATATGCTGTTGATGCTTGGCGGTCAGGAAGTCGGCGGCGTGGTGGCGGAACAAGGCAGCATTCAAATCGATTGCGATTTCTGCCATACCAAGTATGTGTTTGATGAAACCGATGTCAACGCTTTGTTTGGCGCGGATGTGGTGAATGCCGTCCGCCAAGAAAATGAGAGTTTGCAGTAA
- the tyrS gene encoding tyrosine--tRNA ligase: MSVIQDLQSRGLIAQTTDIEALDALLNEQKIALYCGFDPTADSLHIGHLLPVLALRRFQQAGHTPIALVGGATGMIGDPSFKAAERSLNSAETVAGWVESIRNQLKPFLSFEGENAAIMANNADWFGSMNCLDFLRDIGKHFSVNAMLNKESVKQRIERDDVGISFTEFAYSLLQGYDFAELNKRHGAVLEIGGSDQWGNITAGIDLTRRLHQKQVFGLTLPLVTKSDGTKFGKTEGGAVWLNAKKTSPYQFYQFWLKVADADVYKFLKYFTFLSIEEIDAIEAKDKASGTKPEAQRILAEEMTRLIHGEEALAAAQRISESLFAEDQSRLTESDFEQLALDGLPTFEVSESLNVVETLVKTGLASSNKEARGFVNSKAVLLNGKPAEANNPNHAAEKPDDAYMLTDEHKRFGKYTIVRRGKRNHALLVWK; this comes from the coding sequence ATGAGCGTCATCCAAGACCTACAATCACGCGGCCTTATCGCGCAAACTACCGACATCGAAGCCTTAGACGCTTTGTTAAACGAACAAAAAATCGCCCTTTACTGCGGCTTCGACCCCACCGCCGACAGCCTGCACATCGGACACCTGCTGCCCGTATTGGCATTGCGCCGTTTCCAACAGGCGGGGCATACGCCGATTGCCTTAGTGGGCGGCGCGACCGGCATGATCGGCGACCCAAGCTTTAAAGCCGCCGAACGCAGCTTGAATTCTGCCGAAACCGTTGCCGGCTGGGTAGAAAGCATCCGCAACCAACTGAAACCGTTTTTGAGCTTTGAAGGCGAAAACGCAGCCATTATGGCCAACAACGCCGACTGGTTCGGCAGCATGAACTGCCTCGACTTCCTGCGCGACATCGGCAAGCATTTCTCCGTCAACGCCATGCTGAATAAAGAATCCGTCAAACAGCGTATTGAGCGCGACGATGTGGGTATTTCCTTCACCGAGTTCGCCTACTCCCTGCTGCAAGGCTACGACTTTGCCGAATTGAACAAACGTCATGGCGCAGTTTTGGAAATCGGCGGTTCCGACCAATGGGGCAACATCACTGCCGGTATCGACTTGACCCGCCGTCTGCACCAAAAACAAGTATTCGGCCTGACCCTGCCTTTGGTAACCAAATCAGACGGCACCAAATTCGGTAAAACCGAAGGCGGCGCGGTATGGTTGAATGCGAAAAAAACCTCTCCGTATCAGTTCTACCAATTCTGGCTGAAAGTGGCCGATGCCGATGTGTATAAATTCCTGAAATACTTTACCTTCCTGTCCATCGAAGAAATCGACGCTATCGAAGCGAAAGATAAAGCCAGCGGCACCAAGCCCGAAGCGCAACGCATCCTCGCCGAAGAAATGACCCGCCTGATTCACGGCGAAGAAGCCCTTGCCGCCGCGCAACGCATTTCCGAAAGCCTGTTTGCCGAAGACCAAAGCCGGCTCACCGAAAGCGACTTCGAGCAGCTCGCCCTCGACGGCCTGCCGACTTTTGAAGTTTCCGAGAGCCTCAACGTGGTTGAGACTTTGGTGAAAACCGGTTTGGCATCTTCCAACAAAGAAGCGCGCGGCTTTGTAAACAGCAAAGCGGTTTTGCTCAACGGCAAACCTGCTGAAGCCAACAATCCGAACCATGCCGCTGAAAAACCTGACGATGCCTATATGCTGACCGACGAACACAAACGCTTCGGCAAATACACCATCGTCCGCCGCGGCAAACGCAACCACGCTTTGTTGGTTTGGAAATAA
- the ychF gene encoding redox-regulated ATPase YchF, protein MSLKCGIVGLPNVGKSTLFNALTQSGIEAANYPFCTIEPNVGIVEVPDPRMAELAKIVNPQKMQPAIVEFVDIAGLVAGASKGEGLGNQFLANIRETDAIVNVVRCFDDDNIVHVAGKVDPIADIETIGTELALADLASVEKAIVREEKRARSGDKDAQKLVDLCKKLLPHLDEGKPVRSFGLDAEELAMLKPLFLLTAKPAMYVGNVSEDGFENNPHLDRLKELAAKENAPVVAVCAAMESEIAELEDDEKAEFLAEMGLEEPGLNRLIRAGYDLLGLQTYFTAGVKEVRAWTIHKGDTAPQAAGVIHTDFERGFIRAQVIAYDDFVSLGGEAKAKEAGKMRVEGKEYVVQDGDVMHFLFNV, encoded by the coding sequence ATGAGCTTGAAATGCGGCATCGTCGGTTTGCCCAACGTCGGCAAATCCACCCTCTTTAACGCGCTGACCCAATCGGGTATCGAAGCGGCAAACTATCCTTTCTGCACCATCGAACCCAACGTCGGCATCGTTGAAGTCCCCGATCCGCGTATGGCAGAGTTGGCAAAAATCGTCAATCCGCAAAAAATGCAGCCTGCCATCGTCGAATTTGTCGATATCGCCGGTTTGGTTGCAGGTGCGAGCAAAGGCGAAGGCCTGGGCAACCAGTTCCTCGCCAACATCCGCGAGACTGACGCGATTGTTAACGTTGTACGTTGCTTTGACGACGACAACATCGTTCACGTTGCAGGCAAAGTCGATCCGATTGCCGACATCGAAACCATCGGCACCGAGTTGGCGCTTGCCGACTTGGCCAGCGTCGAAAAAGCCATCGTCCGCGAAGAAAAACGCGCACGCTCAGGCGACAAAGACGCGCAAAAACTGGTCGATCTGTGCAAAAAACTGCTGCCTCATCTGGACGAAGGCAAGCCTGTACGCTCCTTCGGTTTGGACGCAGAAGAACTCGCCATGCTCAAGCCGCTGTTCCTGCTGACTGCCAAACCGGCCATGTATGTCGGCAACGTTTCCGAAGACGGTTTTGAAAACAACCCGCACCTCGACCGCCTGAAAGAATTGGCTGCAAAAGAAAACGCGCCGGTTGTGGCCGTTTGCGCCGCGATGGAAAGCGAAATCGCCGAATTGGAAGACGACGAAAAAGCCGAATTCCTCGCCGAAATGGGCTTGGAAGAACCGGGCCTGAACCGCCTGATCCGCGCCGGCTACGACCTCTTAGGCCTGCAAACCTACTTCACCGCCGGTGTCAAAGAAGTCCGCGCTTGGACCATCCACAAAGGCGATACTGCGCCACAAGCCGCCGGCGTGATCCATACCGACTTTGAACGCGGCTTCATCCGCGCACAAGTCATTGCTTACGATGATTTTGTCTCGCTCGGCGGCGAAGCCAAAGCCAAAGAAGCCGGAAAAATGCGCGTGGAAGGCAAAGAATACGTCGTGCAAGACGGCGATGTGATGCACTTCTTGTTTAACGTATAA
- the ppc gene encoding phosphoenolpyruvate carboxylase: MQLHILNNPKDAALAADAEFLKQSLFNLLHEEASPLVVETVKLLSVSDDSAALIEKVLPQLDEWQTYDLTLACGLFAQILNIAEDVHHERRRQIHEEAGHGGAEGSLTETVRRLKAGKTDGKTVQRQLDNTSVTAVLTAHPTEVQRQTVLNFNRRIRALLPQRERCTNADALARLRREIDTVLLGLWQTSETRRHKLSVNDEINNGVSIFPMSFFEALPKLYRKMEHDFQTAYPGVRVPDILKIGGWIGGDRDGNPFVSAETLRFAFRRHADAVFRFYRDELDKLYRELPLSIRRVKVNGDVTALSDKSPDEEIARAEEPYRRAIAYIMARAMGKARALGLGMGCKFGFLEPYASAQEFLDDLKKLQRSLIDNGSRLLAEGRLADIIRSVSVFGFHMMPLDLRQHAGKHADVVAELFQHAGLEDYNSLNEEQKQAALLRELGHQRPLYSPFITYSDHTRHELAIFNEARKIKDEFGEDAVTQSIISNCEQPSDLLALALLLKETGLLVVENGKPHSRINIVPLFETIEALENACPVMETMFRLDWYDALLESRGNIQEIMLGYSDSNKDGGYVTSSWCLYQAELGLVELFKKYDVRMRLFHGRGGSVGRGGGPSYQAILAQPTGSVAGQIRITEQGEVITAKYADPGNAQRNLETLVAATLEASLLPDQKDPDAKLMQALSDVSFKYYRELITHPDFIDYFLQTSPIQEIATLNLGSRPASRKTLARIQDLRAIPWVFSWMQNRLMLPAWYGFGSAVETLCEGSPETLAALREHAQSNPFFQAMLSNMEQVMAKTDITLAENYAGLSESPEKAKVIFGMIKEEYQRSRKALLDLLQTEELLRDNRSLARSLALRIPYLNALNGLQVAMLKRLRKEPDNPHALLMVHLTINGVAQGLRNTG, encoded by the coding sequence ATGCAACTGCATATCTTAAATAATCCGAAAGATGCCGCTTTGGCGGCGGATGCGGAATTTTTAAAACAGTCGTTGTTCAACCTTTTGCACGAGGAAGCCTCGCCTTTGGTGGTGGAAACCGTTAAGTTGTTATCGGTTTCGGACGACAGCGCGGCACTGATTGAAAAAGTATTGCCGCAGTTGGACGAATGGCAGACCTACGACCTGACGCTTGCCTGCGGGCTGTTCGCACAAATTTTGAACATCGCCGAAGACGTGCACCACGAACGCCGCCGCCAAATCCACGAAGAAGCCGGACACGGCGGCGCGGAAGGCAGCCTGACGGAAACCGTCCGCAGGCTCAAAGCGGGGAAAACCGACGGCAAAACGGTGCAGCGGCAGTTGGACAATACGTCCGTTACTGCCGTTTTGACCGCGCACCCGACCGAAGTGCAACGCCAGACCGTCTTGAATTTCAACCGCCGCATCCGCGCGCTGCTGCCGCAACGCGAACGCTGCACCAATGCCGATGCGCTGGCACGGCTGCGCCGCGAAATCGACACCGTGCTTTTGGGCTTGTGGCAGACCAGCGAAACGCGCCGCCACAAACTCAGCGTCAACGACGAAATCAACAACGGCGTGTCCATCTTCCCGATGAGCTTTTTTGAAGCCCTGCCCAAGCTCTACCGCAAGATGGAACACGACTTTCAGACGGCCTATCCTGGCGTCCGCGTTCCGGACATCCTCAAAATCGGCGGCTGGATCGGCGGCGACCGCGACGGCAATCCGTTTGTTTCTGCCGAAACCCTGCGCTTTGCCTTCCGCCGCCACGCCGATGCCGTGTTCCGCTTCTATCGCGACGAACTCGACAAACTCTACCGCGAACTGCCGCTCTCCATCCGCCGCGTCAAAGTCAACGGCGATGTAACGGCGTTGTCCGACAAATCGCCCGACGAAGAAATCGCCCGCGCCGAAGAACCCTACCGCCGCGCCATCGCCTACATTATGGCGCGCGCTATGGGCAAAGCGCGCGCGCTCGGTTTGGGTATGGGCTGCAAATTCGGCTTTCTCGAGCCTTATGCTTCGGCACAAGAGTTTCTGGATGATTTGAAAAAATTGCAACGTTCCCTTATCGACAACGGCAGCCGACTGCTGGCGGAAGGCCGTCTTGCCGACATTATCCGCAGCGTATCCGTGTTCGGCTTCCACATGATGCCGCTCGACCTGCGCCAACACGCAGGCAAACACGCCGATGTGGTTGCCGAGCTTTTCCAACACGCAGGCTTGGAAGACTACAACAGCCTGAACGAAGAGCAAAAACAAGCCGCCCTGTTGCGCGAACTGGGCCACCAACGTCCGCTGTACAGCCCGTTTATCACATACAGCGACCATACCCGCCACGAATTGGCGATTTTCAACGAAGCGCGCAAAATCAAAGACGAATTCGGCGAAGATGCCGTAACCCAAAGCATTATTTCCAACTGCGAACAACCCAGCGACCTGCTCGCCTTGGCGTTGCTGCTGAAAGAAACCGGCCTGTTGGTGGTGGAAAACGGCAAACCGCACAGCCGCATCAACATCGTGCCGCTGTTTGAAACCATCGAAGCACTCGAAAACGCCTGTCCGGTCATGGAAACCATGTTCCGCCTCGACTGGTACGACGCACTGCTCGAAAGTCGCGGCAACATCCAAGAAATCATGCTCGGCTACTCCGACTCCAACAAAGACGGCGGCTACGTTACCAGCTCATGGTGTCTCTATCAGGCGGAATTGGGTTTGGTCGAACTCTTCAAAAAATACGATGTCCGCATGCGCCTGTTCCACGGACGCGGCGGCAGCGTCGGACGCGGCGGCGGTCCGTCTTACCAAGCCATTCTTGCCCAACCGACCGGCAGCGTTGCCGGACAAATCCGCATTACCGAGCAAGGCGAAGTCATTACCGCCAAATACGCCGACCCGGGCAATGCCCAACGCAACTTGGAAACCTTGGTTGCCGCAACGCTCGAAGCCAGCCTGCTGCCCGATCAAAAAGACCCTGATGCCAAACTGATGCAGGCATTGTCGGACGTATCGTTCAAATACTACCGCGAACTGATTACCCATCCCGACTTCATCGACTATTTCCTGCAAACCAGTCCGATTCAGGAAATTGCGACCCTCAACCTCGGCAGCCGTCCTGCCAGCCGTAAAACCTTGGCGCGGATTCAGGACTTGCGCGCGATTCCGTGGGTATTCTCTTGGATGCAAAACCGGCTGATGCTGCCGGCTTGGTACGGTTTCGGCAGCGCGGTGGAAACCTTGTGCGAAGGCAGTCCCGAAACCCTCGCCGCCCTGCGCGAACACGCCCAAAGCAATCCGTTCTTCCAAGCCATGCTCTCCAATATGGAACAAGTCATGGCGAAAACCGACATCACCCTGGCGGAAAACTACGCCGGCTTGAGCGAATCGCCGGAAAAAGCAAAAGTCATCTTCGGCATGATTAAGGAAGAATACCAACGCAGCCGCAAAGCCCTGCTCGACCTGTTGCAAACCGAAGAACTTTTGCGCGACAACCGCAGTCTCGCCCGCTCGCTCGCCTTGAGGATTCCCTACCTGAACGCGCTCAACGGACTGCAAGTCGCCATGCTCAAACGCCTGCGCAAAGAGCCCGACAATCCGCACGCCCTGCTGATGGTTCATCTGACCATCAACGGCGTAGCACAAGGTTTGCGCAATACCGGTTAA
- a CDS encoding cyclic pyranopterin monophosphate synthase MoaC, translating into MIEFPNQPDFPEQHTAVAVGTVNMSRQAIRVLIENATEKASILTIARVAAIQSIKQTANLIPLHLPGRIIGVQVDFDINVELACLKATLTVQAHSNDSIATEALTGLNLALLSVYDMMKDVDRNMMLSGIRLESETGSEGRPFLFDNAYENINF; encoded by the coding sequence ATGATTGAATTTCCCAACCAGCCCGATTTTCCTGAACAACACACCGCCGTTGCCGTCGGCACCGTCAACATGAGCCGGCAGGCGATAAGGGTGTTGATAGAGAATGCCACCGAAAAGGCAAGTATCCTGACCATCGCCCGCGTTGCCGCCATTCAGAGCATCAAACAGACCGCCAACCTGATTCCGCTGCACCTGCCCGGCCGCATCATCGGTGTGCAGGTTGATTTCGATATTAACGTTGAGTTGGCCTGCCTGAAGGCCACGCTGACCGTCCAAGCGCACAGCAACGACAGCATTGCCACCGAAGCCCTGACCGGCCTCAATTTGGCGCTCTTGAGCGTTTACGACATGATGAAAGACGTTGACCGCAATATGATGCTCAGCGGCATCCGCCTCGAATCCGAAACCGGTAGCGAAGGCCGTCCTTTCCTGTTTGACAACGCATACGAAAATATTAATTTCTAA